The Candidatus Neomarinimicrobiota bacterium genome contains the following window.
TGGGAATCATCCTGCTCTACAAAGGAGCCACAAATAGTCGGATTGAACGCTGGTTGAACCTGGCCATTGGCTGGGGTTTGAGAAAATGGACCCATCTGGATGTGAAGGATACCGTCACGGTCCTCCAATTGGAAAATGCATTTGCTGTTTCTGAACTTATCATAGAAGATGGGGATTGGCTGGCAGGTAAAAGCTTAAAGGACTCGGCTCTTTCTGCGGAAGGCGTCCTCATTCTCGGCATTCACAGACAAGATGGGTCATATCGGGGTGCACCACGAGCGTATGAGATCATAAATTCAGGAGACACCCTTGTGCTTTATTCGAAACAGAAACGCGTTGAGGAACTGGATACCCGCATCAAAGGGTTTCACGGTGAAATTGCTCACCGTGAAGCGGTTGAAGCTTTCAAGGAAGATCAACTCGATAATCAGAATGAAGAACTGGACCAAAATTCAAAGCGGGATGATCCTTCTCTCCCTCCAAATTCGAGTAAGCGATGAATAATTTCGATACACAAACTATTACTGACCTGATGAATCAAATTTACGCCTGGTTCCTTGATCATATTCTGATCTGGACAAACCTGGTGCAATTATTGATCATTGTTCTGGTTTTGGGGGTAAGTCTTTTAATCAGCAAGCGTCTTCAACCAGTTTTACAGAAGCGTTTGAGTACGTATGATGGGTCAAAAATTGCCATCTCAAAATTCCTTGAAACCATCCTGAATCAGATTGCTGGCATTCAACAAGTTCTATTCTTGTGGGTTGCTGTCCTTATCTACCGGCA
Protein-coding sequences here:
- a CDS encoding TrkA C-terminal domain-containing protein, with protein sequence LSLIVTRIAAIALSVTGVSSETAQFQARSAFTGVGFTTTESESILKHPLRRRIIMMLMLSGNLGIATIIATGVLSYFSTSTSHNWWINLSVLTLGIILLYKGATNSRIERWLNLAIGWGLRKWTHLDVKDTVTVLQLENAFAVSELIIEDGDWLAGKSLKDSALSAEGVLILGIHRQDGSYRGAPRAYEIINSGDTLVLYSKQKRVEELDTRIKGFHGEIAHREAVEAFKEDQLDNQNEELDQNSKRDDPSLPPNSSKR